The bacterium genome has a segment encoding these proteins:
- a CDS encoding glycosyltransferase family 9 protein, producing SMPKLEVQPGWINDARNILDDRGVGDKFVVLVPGTGLPQEREWPRDKWARLSERVVETTDLEVVLCGGEDDRSSAEEVVRLSGSPVFDLVGSTTVRELAGVIALAGVLVGSDTGPVHLAGALGVPAVCILGGAFPGRFFPYSVTGPGPVPVVVLSGECTCERWNCRRWSEMDGTFPCIDAIDAETVHHEVVRIVGDDLKTRD from the coding sequence CGTCAATGCCGAAGCTCGAAGTACAGCCTGGCTGGATTAATGATGCTCGCAACATTCTGGATGATAGGGGAGTTGGAGATAAGTTCGTCGTCCTGGTGCCTGGTACCGGACTACCGCAGGAAAGAGAGTGGCCTCGGGATAAATGGGCCCGCCTTTCCGAAAGGGTGGTGGAAACTACAGATCTCGAAGTCGTGCTTTGTGGAGGGGAGGATGACAGATCGTCTGCCGAAGAGGTCGTCCGCCTTTCCGGGTCGCCTGTTTTTGACCTTGTCGGATCAACCACAGTACGGGAGTTGGCCGGGGTGATCGCTCTCGCCGGGGTCCTCGTGGGCAGTGATACGGGTCCGGTGCACCTGGCCGGAGCCCTGGGCGTGCCGGCGGTCTGCATCCTCGGTGGAGCATTCCCTGGCCGGTTCTTTCCCTACAGCGTGACCGGACCAGGTCCGGTTCCGGTTGTGGTCTTGTCAGGAGAGTGTACCTGTGAGCGGTGGAACTGCCGGCGCTGGTCGGAAATGGACGGTACCTTTCCATGTATCGACGCCATCGACGCTGAAACGGTTCACCATGAGGTTGTACGGATAGTTGGAGACGATCTGAAAACGCGGGATTAG
- a CDS encoding glycosyltransferase — protein MISEGAPRLSIVLPCYNEADSLPDLLASYREVWEDLPAELVLVDNGSTDETATVLERELSRPEYSFARVVRVKRNRGYGHGIAAGLSAARGEYLSWSHADMQCSPADPFRAYHESMRAPDPDRIVVKGLRTNPRGIAAKLITVGMSVIASTVLAASLSDINAQPKVFKRDLLTFLSDPPDGFQFDLYVLYIARRQGYGIRTIPVHFGERIHGESRWAATFRSRFRTIMATIRYIFRLRFSSRA, from the coding sequence TTGATCTCTGAGGGTGCGCCCAGGTTGTCCATCGTGTTGCCTTGTTACAATGAGGCCGATTCACTTCCCGATCTGCTGGCTTCCTACCGGGAGGTCTGGGAGGACCTTCCCGCCGAGCTTGTCCTTGTCGATAACGGAAGTACAGACGAAACGGCCACTGTTCTGGAAAGGGAACTTTCACGGCCCGAGTATTCCTTTGCCAGGGTCGTGCGTGTCAAACGCAACCGAGGATACGGGCACGGTATCGCTGCCGGGCTGTCTGCAGCCAGAGGGGAGTACCTTTCCTGGTCCCATGCCGACATGCAGTGCAGTCCGGCCGATCCTTTCAGGGCCTATCACGAATCAATGCGTGCTCCCGATCCGGACCGGATCGTTGTAAAAGGACTGCGGACGAATCCGCGCGGCATCGCGGCGAAACTGATCACCGTGGGAATGTCCGTGATCGCATCCACGGTGCTTGCAGCATCTCTTTCCGATATCAATGCCCAGCCCAAGGTCTTCAAACGTGATCTGCTGACTTTCCTGAGCGACCCGCCGGACGGTTTCCAGTTTGACCTTTACGTATTGTACATTGCCAGAAGGCAGGGTTATGGTATCCGGACCATCCCCGTCCATTTCGGGGAGCGGATTCACGGTGAATCCAGGTGGGCGGCAACTTTCCGGTCCAGATTCAGGACAATAATGGCCACCATACGTTATATCTTCCGGCTCAGATTCAGCAGCCGGGCATAA
- a CDS encoding class I SAM-dependent methyltransferase, producing the protein MSTPGYFDLRRMNPPGPDEIAEPPEWLEEVLTDPGERVLEVGCGSGVVLKTLRDRGYFALVGVDVDQWAVTHCREAGLDVRLISSIQEFTGTIDERFDLVLMLHVLEHLEKDQIIASLTAIRSRMAAGGRIVVSVPNAQSPTGGYWAYEDFTHSTIFTSGSLYHVLSAAGFTRIELVDPVGLAGLGPVKAALRKALVSLYGWTRTLVNRMTGSSWHGPSPRVYTFEVKAVAYNR; encoded by the coding sequence ATGAGCACACCCGGATATTTCGATCTGAGGAGGATGAATCCGCCAGGACCCGATGAGATAGCCGAACCTCCTGAATGGCTTGAGGAGGTGTTGACAGATCCCGGTGAGCGGGTGCTGGAAGTCGGCTGCGGATCGGGAGTTGTCCTGAAAACTCTCAGGGACCGGGGTTACTTTGCCCTGGTTGGAGTGGATGTGGACCAGTGGGCTGTTACCCACTGCCGGGAGGCAGGGCTGGATGTTCGTCTCATCTCGAGCATCCAGGAGTTTACCGGAACCATTGACGAGCGTTTTGACCTCGTTCTCATGCTCCACGTGCTCGAACACCTGGAAAAAGATCAGATCATTGCGTCGCTGACCGCCATCAGGTCAAGGATGGCGGCCGGCGGCCGGATCGTGGTGTCGGTTCCTAATGCTCAATCTCCCACAGGTGGATACTGGGCTTACGAGGATTTCACCCATTCCACCATCTTTACTTCCGGGAGCCTTTACCATGTCCTCTCGGCTGCGGGTTTCACCCGGATCGAACTCGTCGATCCTGTCGGTCTTGCAGGTCTGGGGCCGGTAAAGGCAGCCTTGCGAAAGGCACTGGTCTCTCTGTATGGATGGACCAGGACGCTGGTCAACAGGATGACGGGCAGTTCCTGGCATGGTCCAAGCCCCCGTGTATATACTTTCGAGGTCAAGGCGGTAGCGTACAACCGATGA
- a CDS encoding methyltransferase domain-containing protein, whose amino-acid sequence MIEVLRSARDWIERCALVQPEEDRILSFIKSIGSAPGRRVLDVGCGYGSKLRKIASAGYEAVGVDVNQDAVTAVRESGLSCLTAGEFRETADLYDVILMSHIIEHFDADGLVGFMDSYLDRLKPGGHVLIATPVFSPRFFEDPDHVRPYHPGSILMIFGEGDHQVRLRGRHGLRLVDLWYRRQPWSITFARGIGTSGGFTLAGLVNLLLAVFHLATCRMAGRVTGWVGLFVKE is encoded by the coding sequence ATGATCGAAGTGCTGCGCTCGGCACGAGACTGGATCGAGAGGTGCGCACTGGTCCAACCAGAAGAGGACCGCATCCTTTCTTTCATCAAGTCCATCGGGTCGGCCCCCGGTCGCCGCGTCCTGGACGTGGGGTGCGGTTACGGTTCCAAGTTGAGAAAGATCGCCTCAGCGGGTTACGAGGCAGTGGGTGTGGATGTCAACCAGGACGCCGTCACCGCGGTAAGGGAAAGCGGCCTGTCCTGTTTGACCGCGGGAGAGTTCAGGGAGACAGCGGACCTTTACGATGTCATCCTCATGTCCCACATCATCGAGCACTTCGATGCGGACGGCCTCGTGGGTTTTATGGACAGTTACCTCGACAGACTGAAGCCCGGCGGCCATGTCCTCATTGCCACACCTGTTTTCTCACCACGGTTCTTCGAGGATCCTGACCATGTCCGTCCTTACCATCCCGGAAGCATCCTCATGATCTTCGGTGAGGGGGACCACCAGGTTCGGCTGCGCGGACGGCACGGACTGCGCCTGGTGGACCTGTGGTACCGGCGGCAGCCCTGGTCCATTACCTTCGCCAGGGGGATCGGGACTTCAGGAGGATTTACACTTGCGGGTCTTGTGAACCTGCTTCTGGCCGTTTTTCACCTTGCCACCTGCCGTATGGCCGGCCGCGTCACCGGGTGGGTGGGGCTTTTTGTCAAGGAGTGA
- a CDS encoding flippase — protein sequence MTTSPRGKSVLSGFLSRLVPSSLAEITSGTENRRKISSNTAWLFGDRVVRMGAGLVVGVWLARYLGPESFGVYSYAIAFTFLFSPIRSLGLERVAVRELVKRPGDAGPVMASSMLPMLIGGVAAFAAAGIAVGVIRPGDATVRSLVLAVAAGMVFQSFDVVDYYNQSRVESRFTVLPKGLVFLAASASKVALIVAGASVVAFGWVYGAELLSAAAALTIVYLMRRDTPALNRWRPALGQVRELLADSWPLLISSALIVINMRIDQVMMGGMLGDRQVGIYSVAVRLTELWYFIPIILQSTLMPSIVRAGEVSRALLDRRMHSFYRLMSGLAYMIIVPMWLLADRLVLLLFGEAYVEAVPMLRWLLITVLFVNLGLARTAFLTTMNWTRLHMASSVLGALINVALNLILIPVYGGMGAVTASLIAYWVQVHGACFLFPALRGTGLSMLRAMVLMPASFGDDLGEEK from the coding sequence GTGACAACCTCCCCACGGGGTAAGAGCGTCCTGTCCGGTTTTTTGTCAAGGCTGGTACCGTCCTCCCTGGCCGAGATCACTTCGGGAACGGAAAACCGGCGTAAGATCTCTTCCAATACAGCCTGGCTTTTCGGGGACCGGGTGGTTCGAATGGGTGCCGGTCTTGTCGTTGGTGTCTGGCTCGCCCGCTACCTCGGCCCTGAGAGTTTCGGGGTTTACAGCTACGCTATCGCCTTCACCTTCCTGTTCTCTCCCATTCGCAGCCTCGGCCTGGAGCGGGTCGCGGTCCGGGAACTGGTGAAAAGACCCGGGGATGCGGGTCCTGTCATGGCCAGTTCCATGTTGCCCATGCTGATCGGAGGGGTGGCCGCCTTTGCCGCTGCCGGAATCGCCGTCGGCGTGATACGCCCAGGTGACGCCACTGTCCGCAGCCTCGTTCTGGCTGTCGCGGCGGGGATGGTCTTCCAATCCTTCGACGTGGTGGATTACTATAACCAGTCCAGGGTTGAATCCCGGTTCACCGTTCTGCCCAAGGGACTCGTGTTCCTTGCTGCTTCGGCCTCAAAGGTGGCACTGATCGTGGCCGGGGCCTCGGTGGTCGCCTTCGGATGGGTCTACGGAGCCGAACTTCTTTCTGCTGCGGCGGCCCTCACCATCGTCTACCTGATGCGCCGGGACACGCCGGCTTTAAACCGATGGAGACCGGCTTTAGGGCAGGTACGGGAGCTGCTTGCAGATAGCTGGCCCCTGCTGATCTCCTCTGCCCTCATCGTCATCAACATGCGTATCGATCAGGTAATGATGGGCGGCATGCTTGGGGACCGCCAGGTGGGGATCTACTCCGTGGCTGTCAGGCTCACGGAGCTTTGGTACTTCATACCGATCATCCTTCAGTCCACACTCATGCCCAGCATCGTCAGGGCCGGGGAGGTGAGCCGTGCCCTGCTCGATCGCCGTATGCACAGCTTTTACCGGCTCATGTCTGGCCTCGCCTATATGATCATCGTGCCCATGTGGCTGCTCGCCGACCGGCTGGTGCTCCTGCTTTTTGGCGAAGCCTATGTGGAGGCTGTTCCCATGCTCCGGTGGCTCCTGATCACAGTGCTGTTCGTGAACCTGGGCCTGGCCCGCACGGCCTTTCTGACCACGATGAACTGGACTCGCCTTCACATGGCAAGCTCGGTGCTCGGAGCCTTGATAAACGTCGCCTTGAACCTCATACTGATCCCGGTATACGGCGGCATGGGAGCGGTGACCGCCTCCCTGATCGCCTATTGGGTACAGGTCCACGGTGCCTGTTTCCTTTTCCCCGCATTGCGGGGAACGGGATTGAGCATGCTCAGGGCCATGGTGCTGATGCCCGCATCCTTCGGTGACGATCTTGGGGAGGAGAAATGA
- a CDS encoding HAD-IA family hydrolase, with the protein MTQPRSVLFDLDNTVYAYSPCHQAGLNAAWSASVDMVGSWADKAAFLDGYDRARQRVKEQIRGAAASHSRLLYFKAMFEAVLGRTDTGCSRELEEIYWSGYFDQMKPDSGCEDVLCRVRSAGIRSAWVSNFTTERQLLKLEHLGLSGAVDLLVTSEEAGADKPDPAVLLLAMERLGMGPVDTWIVGDSLTDDVGSGKKTGVFTVWFDRYGEGCGKGGHSDPDAVVNSWAELGRLLGV; encoded by the coding sequence ATGACTCAGCCCCGATCCGTGCTTTTCGATCTCGATAATACCGTTTATGCCTACAGCCCGTGTCACCAGGCGGGACTCAACGCGGCCTGGTCAGCCTCTGTCGATATGGTAGGGAGTTGGGCCGATAAGGCCGCCTTTCTGGATGGATACGATCGGGCTCGTCAACGGGTCAAGGAACAGATCAGGGGTGCGGCTGCTTCTCACAGCCGGCTTCTCTATTTCAAGGCCATGTTCGAAGCGGTGCTTGGTCGCACCGACACCGGCTGTTCCAGGGAACTGGAGGAAATATACTGGAGCGGCTACTTCGATCAGATGAAACCCGACAGCGGATGCGAAGATGTCCTGTGCAGGGTCAGGAGTGCCGGGATAAGATCGGCATGGGTATCCAATTTTACAACGGAGCGTCAATTACTGAAGCTTGAACACCTGGGGTTGTCCGGGGCTGTCGATCTCCTTGTCACCTCTGAGGAGGCCGGTGCAGACAAGCCTGACCCTGCAGTTCTTCTCCTGGCCATGGAAAGACTTGGTATGGGCCCGGTAGATACCTGGATCGTGGGAGACAGTCTCACCGATGATGTCGGTTCCGGAAAAAAGACAGGAGTCTTCACCGTCTGGTTCGATCGTTACGGCGAGGGCTGCGGAAAGGGCGGTCACTCCGATCCTGACGCTGTCGTAAACAGCTGGGCCGAGCTGGGGAGGCTGCTAGGTGTCTGA
- a CDS encoding class II aldolase/adducin family protein — MSDRAIHDLVSVCRLYGMDLLQVQGGGGNASIKSGDGQWMWVKASGTRLADVTPSTGIVKVYLPAVRGVLDLPSLEDEDRQVAQERSSKMVLAAVRDDTGLRPSLETLFHAVLGDVVLHTHPVLINSLACLEGGRDVLSKGIWVPYAPPGVELGARVASWCTDENEGILVFQNHGLVVHGGDVRRVRTIMECVLAHAESLVGPIPPDGLGVEDPPEHLKRWGGDLKSALSKRFPGSALEVRASKRVFVNRYGSDPASSGDAGALVPDDVVYGVHRLIETEISDPAQRCVDEMPDLPPDRLAVAVKGGGTVFGAASPDAVDAMEETLLAHVLVRFLIARLQGHPVFLPEEEIRFIECMESERYRRGVVDRDQFREGES; from the coding sequence GTGTCTGATCGGGCGATCCACGACCTCGTGAGTGTCTGTCGTCTTTATGGCATGGATCTCCTCCAGGTCCAGGGCGGCGGTGGAAACGCTTCCATAAAATCCGGCGACGGCCAGTGGATGTGGGTCAAGGCTTCCGGAACCAGGCTGGCAGATGTGACCCCATCCACCGGTATCGTCAAGGTGTATCTGCCAGCTGTACGGGGTGTTCTCGACCTGCCCTCGCTGGAAGATGAGGACCGTCAGGTTGCCCAGGAAAGGTCCTCAAAAATGGTGCTCGCGGCAGTGAGGGACGATACTGGTCTCAGACCCTCCCTGGAGACCCTTTTCCATGCGGTTCTCGGAGATGTGGTGCTCCACACGCATCCTGTTTTAATCAACTCCCTGGCATGCCTGGAAGGCGGCCGGGATGTCCTTTCCAAAGGAATATGGGTTCCCTATGCGCCCCCGGGAGTCGAGCTGGGTGCCAGGGTTGCCAGCTGGTGTACTGATGAGAATGAGGGAATCCTGGTTTTCCAGAACCACGGGCTGGTGGTCCACGGCGGGGATGTGCGGCGGGTGAGGACGATCATGGAATGTGTCCTTGCCCATGCGGAGTCCCTGGTCGGGCCCATTCCCCCCGATGGCCTGGGTGTGGAGGACCCGCCTGAGCACTTGAAACGGTGGGGCGGTGATCTCAAATCGGCCCTGTCCAAACGGTTCCCCGGTTCTGCCCTTGAAGTGAGGGCTTCAAAAAGGGTGTTTGTGAACAGGTACGGAAGCGATCCGGCGTCATCGGGCGATGCAGGAGCTCTAGTTCCTGACGACGTGGTCTACGGTGTGCACCGGCTCATTGAAACGGAAATCTCCGACCCGGCCCAAAGGTGTGTTGATGAGATGCCCGATCTCCCCCCGGACAGGTTGGCCGTGGCTGTGAAGGGAGGAGGGACGGTTTTTGGGGCCGCTTCACCCGATGCTGTCGATGCCATGGAGGAGACCTTGCTCGCTCACGTTCTGGTTCGCTTTCTCATTGCACGGCTGCAGGGACACCCGGTTTTTCTTCCGGAGGAGGAGATCCGATTTATCGAATGCATGGAGTCTGAAAGGTACAGGCGCGGGGTCGTGGACCGGGATCAATTTCGGGAAGGAGAGTCATAG
- a CDS encoding NTP transferase domain-containing protein has translation MQVVVPMSGRGSRFVRAGFREIKPLIEVDGMPIIEHVVAMYPGETDFLFICARDHLEETPLRSVLSDLVPQGIIAVVEPHKLGPVHTVLEAREFVRNDTPVVVNYCDFSVTWDYSHFKRTTSKTGCDGCITAYRGFHPHSLGPNLYAYMREKNGRLLEIREKGSFTDDRMNEFASAGTYYFRTGQMLIHYFERAYKEGLTTGGEYYASLPYNLLLEDGLDVLVYELEHFLQWGTPEDLEEYKEWSDYFTHWASWVPAARQGVGEGLVPMAGEGLRFVREQYEDPKPLIPVSGRPMVDRSMGSFPPCSRWITLCLSSHLEDPRLVPALERGGRKVQVMVVEQPTEGQASTCLLARDQLGMETPLFIGPCDAGFVYHEGALSEALNEPGIDCLVWTFRDHPHANRNPEQYGWVQTDIDGSVTGVSCKKPLGEDVSGDPGVTGAFWFRKARYFLEAADAMIAADARINGEFYVDLAIDFLVGAGRRACVFDVIHYICFGTPDDVRTFEYWERYFSIASHHPYTVSEGGGPVDL, from the coding sequence GTGCAGGTGGTTGTTCCCATGTCAGGCAGGGGATCCCGCTTTGTGAGGGCAGGGTTCAGGGAGATTAAACCTCTCATAGAGGTAGACGGCATGCCGATCATCGAACATGTCGTGGCCATGTACCCGGGAGAAACCGACTTCCTGTTCATCTGCGCCAGGGACCATCTGGAGGAAACCCCCTTGCGCTCGGTTCTCAGTGACCTGGTGCCCCAGGGCATCATTGCCGTGGTGGAACCGCACAAACTTGGTCCGGTACACACAGTTCTCGAGGCCCGGGAGTTTGTCCGCAACGATACCCCGGTCGTGGTTAACTACTGCGATTTTTCCGTTACCTGGGATTACTCCCATTTTAAAAGGACCACGTCGAAGACAGGTTGTGACGGCTGCATTACAGCGTATCGTGGTTTTCACCCTCACAGCCTCGGTCCGAACCTGTACGCTTACATGCGGGAGAAAAACGGCCGGCTCCTGGAGATCCGCGAGAAGGGATCCTTTACCGACGATCGTATGAACGAGTTTGCCTCGGCCGGAACCTACTATTTTCGCACCGGGCAGATGCTTATACACTACTTTGAGAGAGCTTATAAAGAGGGGCTCACCACGGGAGGTGAGTACTACGCCAGCCTGCCGTACAACCTCCTCCTTGAGGACGGTCTTGATGTCCTTGTCTACGAACTGGAACACTTTCTCCAGTGGGGGACACCGGAGGACCTCGAGGAATACAAGGAATGGTCCGATTACTTCACACATTGGGCCAGCTGGGTTCCTGCCGCGCGGCAGGGCGTTGGGGAGGGGCTTGTCCCCATGGCAGGGGAGGGTCTGCGGTTTGTCCGGGAACAGTATGAGGACCCCAAACCGCTCATCCCGGTATCAGGACGTCCCATGGTGGATCGCTCCATGGGATCGTTCCCTCCCTGCAGCCGTTGGATCACCCTGTGTCTTTCCAGCCACCTCGAGGATCCCCGGTTGGTCCCAGCCCTTGAAAGAGGCGGCAGGAAGGTCCAGGTCATGGTCGTTGAACAGCCCACGGAAGGGCAGGCGAGCACCTGTCTCCTGGCCAGGGATCAACTGGGTATGGAAACCCCACTTTTTATCGGTCCGTGTGATGCCGGCTTCGTCTACCACGAAGGTGCGCTGTCTGAAGCGCTCAACGAACCGGGGATCGACTGTCTCGTCTGGACCTTCCGGGACCATCCCCACGCTAACCGGAACCCGGAGCAGTACGGCTGGGTTCAGACGGATATTGACGGTTCAGTGACGGGGGTGTCGTGTAAAAAGCCGCTGGGAGAGGATGTTTCCGGCGACCCCGGGGTGACAGGTGCGTTCTGGTTCCGCAAGGCCCGTTATTTTCTGGAGGCTGCCGATGCCATGATCGCCGCGGATGCCCGCATCAACGGAGAGTTTTATGTGGATCTGGCCATCGATTTCCTGGTTGGCGCCGGGCGGAGGGCATGTGTCTTCGATGTGATCCACTACATCTGTTTCGGCACCCCCGACGATGTCCGGACTTTTGAATACTGGGAACGCTACTTTTCAATAGCTTCCCACCATCCGTACACGGTAAGCGAGGGGGGCGGTCCAGTTGATCTCTGA
- a CDS encoding lysylphosphatidylglycerol synthase transmembrane domain-containing protein yields the protein MRGTAETIRTWIRRVILIMTAAMVLYIGLTVWSGSGALRSSLSMVRSGSTLPLVLGLVLTGWFIRAYRWHFFTRTLNWTVPVGHNFLVFLASFAFTATPGKMGEIVKAGLLRSRYGTSITETFAILFAERLGDLIAVFLLALGGMTVFVDASVYLLVSGAVIALLTFLIVYSPARRMVAAMASRVAPAKAMVERVERFLSSAVSLFRFVPFVTGLALALVAWACEAVAFALILEGVGIGVPVVTIFFIYGFSTIIGALSMMPGGIGSMEAAMLLLLAAVGVPAATAVIPVILVRACTLWFVSILGFGFLLLWWIAVDREFMSIRLNKENN from the coding sequence TTGCGCGGAACGGCAGAGACAATACGCACCTGGATAAGGCGGGTTATCCTGATCATGACGGCGGCCATGGTACTCTACATCGGGCTGACTGTCTGGTCCGGGTCCGGGGCACTGCGCAGTTCCCTGTCCATGGTTCGCTCGGGCTCCACCTTGCCCCTCGTTCTGGGGCTGGTCCTGACCGGTTGGTTCATCAGAGCGTACCGTTGGCACTTTTTTACACGCACCTTGAACTGGACGGTACCTGTCGGCCACAATTTCCTGGTATTTCTCGCAAGCTTTGCTTTTACAGCCACCCCGGGCAAAATGGGAGAGATCGTCAAGGCAGGCCTTCTCCGATCCCGGTACGGCACGTCCATCACCGAGACCTTCGCCATACTCTTTGCCGAACGGCTCGGGGACCTGATAGCCGTGTTTTTACTGGCCCTGGGCGGGATGACTGTTTTCGTGGACGCTTCAGTCTACCTGCTCGTCAGCGGAGCGGTCATCGCCCTGCTCACCTTTCTCATCGTATACTCCCCTGCCCGCAGAATGGTCGCCGCCATGGCGTCAAGGGTCGCTCCCGCAAAAGCCATGGTAGAGAGGGTAGAACGGTTCCTCTCATCGGCTGTGAGCCTTTTCCGGTTTGTTCCCTTTGTGACCGGACTGGCCCTCGCTCTTGTTGCCTGGGCCTGTGAGGCTGTGGCTTTTGCCTTGATACTGGAGGGAGTAGGTATAGGGGTCCCGGTTGTTACGATTTTTTTTATTTACGGCTTTTCGACGATTATCGGTGCCTTGTCCATGATGCCAGGCGGTATCGGAAGCATGGAAGCGGCCATGCTTCTGCTTCTTGCAGCAGTTGGTGTTCCGGCGGCCACGGCTGTTATCCCGGTCATCCTGGTTCGGGCATGCACACTGTGGTTCGTCAGTATCCTCGGTTTCGGGTTTCTTCTCCTGTGGTGGATCGCGGTGGATCGCGAGTTCATGTCTATCCGGTTGAATAAGGAAAACAACTGA
- a CDS encoding glycosyltransferase family 2 protein has translation MPDPSTAPVLLLIFNRPDAAARVFERVRQARPATLYVAADGPRESVHGEKRLCAEARRAATNVDWPCDVKTLFREGNLGLRAAVSGALDWFFGQEEEGIVLEDDCVPSGSFFPFCTELLERYRHTPEVMAVSGVNFQFGAHKTPYSYYFSRYNHCWGWASWSRSWEAYDNDMTRWPQAREDGTLGKVLGDPEAARYWKEAFDKAYRNEVDSWAYRWTLSTWLAGGVAVLPTVNLVTNIGFGDEATHTRGRSLLACMKTGEITFPLRHPPGTSVDENADRRTFDTCYRRTLSVRIRNKLGHLFRCRGPNC, from the coding sequence ATGCCTGATCCGTCAACAGCCCCCGTTCTCCTGCTCATCTTCAACAGGCCCGATGCGGCGGCTCGGGTGTTCGAGCGTGTCAGGCAAGCCAGGCCGGCCACGCTCTACGTTGCTGCCGACGGTCCACGTGAAAGTGTCCATGGGGAGAAGCGCCTTTGTGCCGAAGCCCGACGGGCCGCTACCAATGTGGACTGGCCCTGCGATGTGAAAACCCTGTTCAGGGAGGGGAACCTCGGGCTGCGGGCTGCCGTCAGCGGGGCTCTGGACTGGTTCTTCGGACAGGAGGAGGAAGGGATCGTCCTGGAGGATGACTGTGTTCCATCGGGCAGTTTTTTCCCCTTCTGCACCGAACTCCTTGAGAGGTATCGTCACACCCCCGAGGTCATGGCGGTGTCCGGCGTCAACTTCCAGTTCGGGGCCCATAAAACCCCTTACAGCTACTATTTCTCCCGGTATAACCACTGCTGGGGGTGGGCCAGCTGGAGCAGGTCGTGGGAAGCTTACGACAACGACATGACACGGTGGCCGCAGGCCAGGGAGGACGGGACTCTCGGAAAGGTCCTCGGAGACCCTGAAGCGGCGCGCTACTGGAAAGAGGCGTTCGATAAAGCATACCGGAACGAGGTTGATTCCTGGGCATACCGGTGGACCCTGTCCACGTGGCTTGCCGGCGGAGTGGCTGTCCTGCCCACTGTCAACCTGGTGACCAATATCGGTTTCGGCGACGAGGCGACACACACACGCGGCAGGAGCCTGCTGGCCTGCATGAAAACCGGGGAAATAACCTTCCCCCTGAGACATCCCCCCGGCACCTCGGTGGACGAAAACGCTGACCGCAGGACCTTCGACACCTGCTACCGGAGAACCCTGTCGGTGAGGATCAGGAATAAATTAGGACATCTTTTCCGGTGCCGGGGTCCGAACTGTTGA
- a CDS encoding class I SAM-dependent methyltransferase, whose protein sequence is MKIGAVRILGTLSAAWRAAWSVPGKYKYLFLLKPLDATRYLEFGYLLEFLDQRKDRPGAVLDVSSPVMISHILARRGYSVTKTDINPGEARFVGGTSNPHFEVQDARDLAFPDGTFDLVVSISVIEHVYEEYGSVIDEMVRVTRPGGYIYLTFPVAGEHREEWVDSDIYGAQARAGQKVFFQYRFGSDQYRALREGLPDGCR, encoded by the coding sequence TTGAAGATCGGAGCAGTCCGGATATTGGGGACCCTTTCAGCCGCCTGGCGGGCTGCCTGGTCGGTTCCGGGAAAGTACAAGTACCTGTTCCTGTTAAAACCTCTGGACGCCACCCGGTACCTGGAGTTCGGATACCTGTTGGAGTTTCTCGACCAGAGGAAGGACCGGCCCGGCGCCGTGCTGGACGTCTCATCTCCGGTGATGATATCCCACATCCTGGCCCGCCGGGGTTATTCCGTAACGAAAACGGACATCAATCCGGGTGAGGCGAGGTTCGTTGGAGGGACGTCGAACCCGCACTTCGAGGTCCAGGATGCAAGGGATCTCGCCTTTCCGGACGGGACGTTCGACCTGGTGGTGTCCATCAGTGTCATCGAGCATGTTTACGAGGAATATGGATCGGTCATTGATGAGATGGTGAGAGTTACCCGGCCCGGTGGTTATATCTACCTGACCTTTCCAGTGGCCGGTGAGCATCGGGAAGAGTGGGTCGATTCGGATATCTACGGAGCTCAGGCCCGTGCCGGGCAAAAGGTGTTTTTCCAGTACCGGTTCGGTTCCGATCAGTACCGGGCCCTTCGGGAGGGATTACCGGACGGTTGCCGCTGA